One genomic segment of Odocoileus virginianus isolate 20LAN1187 ecotype Illinois chromosome 17, Ovbor_1.2, whole genome shotgun sequence includes these proteins:
- the SMIM36 gene encoding small integral membrane protein 36 produces MEFYLEIDPVTLNLIILLSSYVILLLVFLISCVLYDCRGKDPSKEYAPDASLDAQPSIRLVVMQQGSPGASWARGSSLHFGNPAPLGKKSTMV; encoded by the coding sequence ATGGAGTTCTACCTGGAAATCGACCCTGTCACCTTGAACCTGATCATCCTACTCTCCAGCTACGTCATCTTGCTCCTGGTTTTCCTCATCTCCTGCGTGCTCTATGACTGCCGAGGCAAGGACCCCAGTAAGGAGTACGCACCCGACGCCTCCCTGGATGCCCAGCCCTCCATCCGCCTGGTGGTGATGCAGCAAGGCTCCCCCGGGGCCTCCTGGGCACGGGGGTCCAGCCTCCACTTTGGGAATCCTGCCCCACTGGGGAAGAAAAGCACCATGGTGTGA